GAGTGATTTCTTGGGTCTGTGATGTAAAGGTGAAGTCCTCGAACCAAGATTTCTATTTTTTGTCTCTGGATATGCCCAAAACTTAACAGATTTTGGGTTAAACCAGGTGCATAGTAAACATCTTCCACAATCATGGGCTTCTTCCCTCTAGATAAGTATATGCTGCCAACACCCAGTACTGGAGTGGTGTGCCCTGTAGCTGACCTCACAGCTCTTCCTTTTTGAGTTCTAAAATTGAAGAGTAACGTTCTGTCACAACACATGTGGTGAGAACACCCACTGTCAAGAATCCAACCTTTTATCGATTGTGTGGTAGTTTCATCAACAGAGTATGTTATTTCCACAGAATCAGGTGAGGTTTCAGTGCAGAATGCTATTTCTAAGTTGCATTCTTCGTCAAACAAAGAAAAATCCACTAAATTTGCATGTTCTTTCGCCCTATTTTTGTGTATACAGACTCTTTCAACATGCCCTGTTTCCCCACAGCTTTTGCAAATAGCTTTAGGATGGTACAAACAGAATTGAGCTCGGTGGTTTGTCTTCTTACAGTGGGGGCAAGGTTCGTAGATTTCTTTACCATTTCCCCCTTTTTTCAATGGATTTTGCTACACATAACCTCCCTGGCTTGGAGCCTGCAAATTTGATGCTCCTCTGCTGATTGCTAAATTACTGAGATCAAGATTTTCTGCAGATAATAAGACTTCGGTTTTCTCGTGCACACCCTCAACCTCTGGGGGTCTAATTTGCATTCATTTTTCAGAAGCTTGCAAAGCACTGATAAGTTCTAGAAAAGTGATTTGTTTCAGTTTGCCAGTTTCTTCTAAAGCACACAACTTTGCCTCAAATTTATTCGGGAGACTCATAGTCGCATTTTCTACAACCTTTTCTTCAGGTAATTCCCCACCAAGAGCTCGGATCTCATTTACTATTTTGATTGTGCGGTCATAGTAATCTTGAACAGTCTCCTTGTAACTCATCCGATTTGCTTCAAAATCTGAGATACGGTTTCGAATATGGATTTTCCGAATCTGATCACCACCTTCATGAATGGCCTTCAAATGATCAAATATCTTCTTTGGTGTGCTGCAGTTTGCAATTTTGGTAAACATGCTCTCAGTTAGAGCATCATGGAGAAGAGAAGCAGCTTTGTGTTTGTTGATGGTGTGATTTTTGTAGCGAAGTTTTTCATCCTCCCTTGCATCTTCTCCGGGTACTGGTAGGTCTTCTTCTTCTACTATATACCACAAGTCCTGAGCACGCATGTACGACTCGATCTTGATGATCCATGAGAAATAATTCTTTCCATCCAGAATAGGTGGGCCTTTGTTGAAAGACATTTTGGAAAAAATGTGGAAATATTTGAAgaaaactgatcaaataagggaaAGCATAGGTATTAGGAATCGAggagctctgataccatgttaagtTTTGTTATGGTATCTGGATAACTCACAAGACCAAAAACTAACTGATAAGCTTGAAAAGTTCTTCAAATGGAGAAATTTTCCTCTACACCCCACAGAGAGACTGGTAGCCTATTTAACCTTATTACAAAATGACCTTTCGAGTTCCTTAAGTATCGGGACGGACAAACTAATTGAAAACAAGCATAAAGAGATTCTTCAACATTAATGCAAGTGAACTAACTGTTAATCATGCAGCCAATAAGGTGGATATGTCAACAAGGCGAAGTTGGAATTTGGAACGCAGATAGAGTTAACGTTGATGCCATGGTAGGAACGAGTAGCCTATATGGTTTAAATAGAACTcgaataaatttatatttttaactaaattttcatataaaaattaaataaatgcgATAAAATAGCGATTaaatgaattaaaaattaaaatgattaaattttcaattaaaGTAAACTTCAAATTTAGCTTTTTAAAATGGTGACAAATGCGGTTTATATGAAAATATTcaaatttttaactttaatattCAGTTTCATCCGTTAATTCAATTTATTCTGCTCATTATGAATTCATAATCACTTATCATTTTGGACATATTTTGCCACTTAATAAATGTATAGGTAAGGAGATCTATATCGTTCTCTCGGATAGGTCTAGTGACTAGTACATGAGATTTTGCCACAATGAAAGCTGGGGTTTGGATGGGAGTGCTGGGGATTGGGGAGGACGAGTTGGCGGGAGCGTTGGGATTGAGGACGAGCGTATTCCCTTTTTATCATAATGTAAggagatatatatatatgaaatcaataatatttttaaaatgaattcctTAATAATCGAACcatttaaattgaaattaaatgatTAATCCAACCGATCAAATTTTAGtataagataaataaataaattgaatcgataaaatattaattaaattgattgaaaataaaataattaaatttttgattaaATCGGGAATTGAAAGGGAAGGAGAATCATGACattttgaaactcttaattttaatttggacAGAGTCGAATTCGATTTAATTCACATCCTTAGTACTAAGTTCTCACTTCGTATGACAGAAGTGGAGTTTCGTGAAAAAGTTTATCTCTACCTATTTATAcacaaaaatttataatttataataacaAATCATTCTTTATGACGTCTTAAACTCTAACGACTTGAATCCAGCGTAATAAAAGTCCGGTCTCTCTCCCCTTGAATAAAAACTCTTGCGTTGTTTGCCCGATGGCGGCCAAGAAGCGTCAACGATCTTTGCTGAAAATTTTTCT
This region of Zingiber officinale cultivar Zhangliang chromosome 9A, Zo_v1.1, whole genome shotgun sequence genomic DNA includes:
- the LOC122019473 gene encoding uncharacterized protein LOC122019473 → MSFNKGPPILDGKNYFSWIIKIESYMRAQDLWYIVEEEDLPVPGEDAREDEKLRYKNHTINKHKAASLLHDALTESMFTKIANCSTPKKIFDHLKAIHEGGDQIRKIHIRNRISDFEANRMSYKETVQDYYDRTIKIVNEIRALGGELPEEKVVENATMSLPNKFEAKLCALEETGKLKQITFLELISALQASEK